One region of Chryseobacterium muglaense genomic DNA includes:
- a CDS encoding DUF4238 domain-containing protein — protein MTLSKRHHYIPQFLIKRFADEDNMLYLYDKEKGAFAKERRSPKSVFFEMNRNTWYFDGMPNDNMEKLYAELDEKFSKDLVEITRTGIITEEALTSILVMASSMKWRLPANDNLFDTKDKEYPYDKLPVNIVIKKDDGSDHTEALDHLLNSELFRHTKKLIFPFLPFYDNLNISEERLLRVHHNSYVNSNPNIKSILGDVPLIESDSNNLDDFGNFILPLGSNDTFICNDSQVKRVQHIAFYVNKDLAMFHQAQKYVVCKDKEHLQSIIDAYAHLQTIGQTEIINRYVFQFV, from the coding sequence ATGACCCTATCAAAAAGACACCATTATATCCCGCAGTTTCTTATTAAGAGATTTGCTGATGAAGATAATATGCTTTATCTCTATGATAAAGAAAAAGGGGCTTTCGCAAAAGAAAGAAGAAGTCCCAAGTCTGTATTCTTTGAGATGAACCGGAATACCTGGTACTTTGACGGAATGCCAAACGATAATATGGAAAAACTTTATGCCGAACTTGATGAAAAGTTTTCAAAAGATCTTGTCGAAATAACACGTACAGGTATTATTACCGAAGAAGCCTTAACATCTATATTGGTAATGGCATCATCTATGAAATGGCGCTTGCCGGCAAATGATAATCTTTTTGACACCAAAGACAAGGAGTACCCATATGATAAACTTCCTGTAAACATAGTAATTAAAAAAGACGATGGTTCCGATCACACAGAAGCACTGGATCATCTATTGAATTCTGAATTGTTCAGGCATACCAAAAAATTAATATTCCCATTTCTCCCTTTCTATGACAATCTGAATATAAGTGAGGAAAGATTACTTCGAGTTCACCATAATAGTTATGTAAACTCTAATCCAAATATTAAATCGATTTTAGGAGATGTCCCCTTAATAGAAAGCGACAGTAATAATCTTGATGATTTTGGAAATTTTATCTTACCCCTAGGTAGTAATGATACCTTTATCTGTAATGATTCCCAAGTAAAACGTGTACAACATATCGCATTCTATGTAAATAAGGACCTGGCAATGTTTCATCAGGCACAGAAATATGTTGTGTGTAAGGATAAAGAACATCTTCAATCAATCATTGATGCTTACGCCCATCTTCAAACAATAGGACAAACAGAAATTATAAATCGTTATGTGTTCCAGTTTGTATAA
- a CDS encoding alpha/beta hydrolase family protein, translated as MEHLTKLSESAEEVISINPSPDGRWAAYVTNYESRPSTLTIVETKSPFKKIMREKVSKYYFVNNHTIVVLSGHVMNLINLESGTVKEILDVNKIDFAKRNNLLLVHFNSVQNNRLEIYDHSLKIVQTVENVNRWDIGKEDIIVLSKDEKKEKLSRIYQLKDNGKKSVELWSTENEVFTMGESKSGLGGFVVSARSNSGLRFFYIKEGVSPIELSDQSMQGFTYTEVYPSSDEDAIYLRIQKVKSEKNSIVDIWYGNEQDLSNYTKEQLEKHDILWYPKENRFFMLDNNFTGFTAIGKSNMFLKMKIDKNLVDIHDRHFLPNNKEIYLWNSKTQKDVLLPLDDGHINIDPAGNLLLINSVKDKGWIMFDVGSGSYKPLGWSQESMPYFLGSDKILWISGNELWQQEIKNLKKKRLMSVQTDEIELYKPNQIYTGIGTYRLSEYLNGDETFVLIAKNKELRTSSYMVWKNKRIESVIEDTSDRIQYFSGNSKEQFFWIEDNYNKAFTIMTKNKSAKAFPIFNSNISDTASKQIKKIQVEYKGPAGEKLEASLYLPANFDARKTYPVVLSIYEQQQRFMNKFLLPTFKNSRGINARLLLESGYLVVFPDITYGEEGPGRSALLCINNLLDEIKKITCADMGKVGLMGQSFGGYETNFIATHSDRFSAFISGNSISDIIHTSYAYNYNFDGPDYWRYEEGQFRMKGSFVNNKQKYIDNNPIYSAHHIKAPMLLWAGTSDKNVDPEESKSLFNVLRKYQKPAVLLNYRNEGHSLGKDAAQKDLSLKILEWYDYFLMKKKDIPWIKKQMKDAF; from the coding sequence ATGGAGCATCTCACGAAGCTGAGTGAATCGGCAGAAGAAGTAATCTCCATCAATCCTTCACCGGATGGCAGATGGGCGGCATATGTCACAAATTATGAAAGCCGGCCATCAACATTGACCATCGTCGAAACAAAATCTCCATTCAAAAAGATAATGCGGGAGAAAGTTTCAAAATATTATTTTGTAAATAATCATACGATTGTGGTGCTCTCAGGTCATGTTATGAATTTGATCAATCTGGAATCTGGAACAGTCAAAGAAATCCTTGATGTCAATAAGATAGATTTCGCTAAAAGAAATAATCTGCTGCTGGTTCATTTTAATAGTGTTCAAAACAACAGGCTTGAGATTTATGACCATAGCTTGAAAATTGTTCAAACCGTTGAAAATGTCAATCGATGGGATATCGGTAAGGAAGATATTATTGTTCTGTCAAAAGATGAGAAAAAAGAGAAGTTATCTCGGATTTATCAACTAAAAGACAATGGAAAAAAAAGTGTAGAATTGTGGTCAACAGAGAATGAGGTTTTCACAATGGGTGAATCAAAATCGGGTTTGGGAGGTTTTGTCGTTTCTGCCCGATCAAACTCGGGACTTCGTTTTTTTTATATTAAAGAAGGGGTTTCTCCAATTGAGCTTAGTGATCAGTCTATGCAAGGATTTACCTATACGGAAGTCTATCCATCGTCCGATGAAGATGCCATTTACCTGAGAATACAGAAAGTGAAATCTGAAAAAAATAGCATTGTTGATATTTGGTATGGAAATGAGCAGGATCTGAGCAATTACACCAAAGAACAACTGGAAAAACACGATATTCTATGGTATCCGAAGGAGAATAGATTTTTTATGTTGGACAATAATTTTACCGGTTTTACGGCAATTGGAAAAAGTAATATGTTTTTGAAAATGAAGATCGATAAAAATCTGGTAGATATACATGATCGCCACTTTCTACCCAATAATAAAGAAATATACTTATGGAATTCAAAGACCCAAAAGGATGTATTATTGCCATTAGATGATGGTCATATCAATATTGATCCTGCAGGTAATTTATTATTGATCAATAGTGTAAAGGATAAAGGTTGGATCATGTTTGATGTTGGAAGTGGAAGTTACAAACCATTGGGCTGGAGTCAAGAATCAATGCCCTATTTTTTAGGAAGCGACAAAATTCTGTGGATCTCTGGAAATGAATTGTGGCAGCAAGAGATCAAAAATCTTAAAAAGAAAAGACTGATGAGTGTACAAACTGATGAGATCGAGCTGTATAAGCCAAATCAAATATATACCGGTATTGGTACTTACAGATTATCAGAATACTTAAATGGTGATGAAACATTTGTATTGATTGCCAAAAATAAAGAACTGCGCACCTCCTCATACATGGTCTGGAAAAATAAAAGGATTGAATCGGTTATTGAAGACACTTCAGACCGAATTCAGTATTTCAGTGGAAATAGTAAAGAGCAGTTTTTTTGGATTGAGGATAATTATAATAAAGCTTTTACGATCATGACTAAAAATAAATCAGCTAAAGCTTTCCCTATCTTTAATTCAAATATTTCTGATACGGCTTCAAAACAGATCAAGAAAATACAGGTAGAATATAAGGGACCTGCAGGAGAAAAACTGGAAGCGAGCCTTTACCTTCCGGCAAATTTTGATGCTAGGAAAACATATCCTGTCGTTTTGTCCATCTATGAGCAGCAACAAAGATTTATGAACAAGTTTTTGCTTCCGACCTTTAAAAACAGTCGAGGTATTAATGCCAGACTTCTTTTAGAGTCAGGCTATTTAGTCGTATTCCCGGATATAACCTATGGCGAAGAGGGGCCAGGTAGATCAGCGCTGCTTTGCATTAATAATCTGTTGGACGAAATTAAAAAAATAACTTGTGCTGATATGGGCAAAGTTGGGCTAATGGGCCAATCTTTTGGTGGTTATGAAACCAACTTTATTGCGACTCACAGCGATCGTTTTTCAGCTTTTATCTCCGGCAATTCAATTTCTGACATTATTCATACTTCTTACGCCTATAATTACAATTTTGACGGACCTGATTATTGGCGGTATGAAGAAGGTCAGTTCAGAATGAAAGGAAGTTTTGTTAACAATAAGCAAAAATATATTGACAATAATCCAATCTATTCTGCACACCATATAAAAGCCCCCATGTTATTATGGGCAGGTACATCTGATAAGAACGTAGACCCGGAAGAAAGTAAATCATTATTTAATGTACTTCGAAAATATCAAAAACCGGCAGTACTCCTTAACTATAGAAACGAAGGTCATTCTCTGGGAAAAGATGCTGCACAAAAAGATCTGTCCTTAAAAATTCTGGAATGGTACGATTATTTTTTAATGAAAAAGAAAGATATTCCCTGGATCAAAAAACAAATGAAGGATGCTTTTTAG
- a CDS encoding DUF6520 family protein, translating to MKKMRKIALPVAVLLLGAGSAYATTAFKSQAVEQQGYFYDDLAPAEKCILTEKRCTTEVGPVCNWNDGSADHELFQISTGTSCVNQMFEIQ from the coding sequence ATGAAAAAAATGAGAAAAATCGCATTGCCTGTTGCAGTCCTTTTATTAGGAGCCGGAAGTGCGTATGCTACAACAGCATTTAAATCACAAGCAGTAGAACAGCAAGGTTACTTTTACGATGACTTGGCACCTGCAGAAAAATGTATTCTTACAGAGAAACGATGTACAACAGAAGTAGGACCAGTCTGTAACTGGAATGATGGTTCGGCTGATCATGAACTTTTCCAGATCAGTACAGGTACTTCATGTGTAAATCAAATGTTTGAAATCCAGTAA
- a CDS encoding RteC domain-containing protein, producing MNGQNFKKKVDQLWKDLTTAVDQINRSENDIVIRAEEILMETDAAIRQLKDLLRQYQFPDWSNEIYFFKNTKPQFVAVYIYYSKVLAVEASKPYADSQALTSYYENERSNLLYFYNEQREFISYYRRKSTYLDKKYFLRFKFDFKLKLSPELYSYDEEFSTSHDHIVSQIMANDLLEQYLTNKIDSKDDKENSIDHIKNLEWTAPKVALIELLYALHQMKCFNGGHSDLAEIFRWAENSLNIGLGNYHKTFSEIRLRKTDRTKFLSLLQYNFNQYLDDLDL from the coding sequence ATGAACGGACAAAATTTTAAGAAAAAAGTTGATCAACTTTGGAAAGATCTTACAACGGCAGTGGATCAGATCAACAGAAGTGAGAATGATATTGTAATTCGGGCAGAAGAAATTCTGATGGAAACAGACGCTGCTATAAGACAATTGAAGGACCTATTGCGCCAATATCAATTTCCGGACTGGAGTAACGAAATATATTTCTTTAAAAATACCAAACCGCAGTTCGTAGCAGTTTATATCTACTACTCCAAAGTGTTAGCTGTAGAAGCCTCAAAACCCTACGCTGATTCGCAGGCGTTAACATCGTATTATGAAAACGAGAGATCCAATCTTTTATATTTCTATAATGAGCAAAGGGAATTTATCAGTTATTACCGTCGTAAATCGACATACCTGGACAAAAAATATTTCCTTCGATTCAAATTTGATTTTAAGTTGAAGCTCAGTCCGGAATTGTACAGTTATGATGAGGAATTTTCCACCTCCCACGACCATATTGTGTCTCAAATAATGGCAAATGATCTTTTAGAACAATATTTAACAAATAAAATTGATTCAAAAGACGATAAAGAAAACTCTATTGACCATATTAAGAATCTGGAATGGACGGCTCCAAAAGTTGCCCTTATTGAGCTGTTGTATGCACTTCATCAAATGAAGTGTTTTAATGGAGGTCATTCAGATCTGGCGGAAATTTTCCGCTGGGCAGAAAATTCACTAAATATTGGTTTAGGGAATTATCATAAAACATTCAGCGAAATACGGTTAAGAAAAACGGATAGAACAAAATTTTTGTCATTGCTTCAGTATAATTTTAATCAGTATTTGGATGACTTAGACCTATAG
- a CDS encoding helix-turn-helix domain-containing protein — protein MTQGQEIQQQSYKEISRLIDSYSENDGRAMVFVKMYIDKAKHDHNLKKLIRGYEEAIYYSKETSKKLSYADSAIVTAVKSNDEDQIARAYAGKGIIYYYNLRQYKKALEEYLIAFKYSKNSKDGYLKNKIIYHLGMIKSYLGYYKYAAVHFEEAADFFEKNAKESLDRNIRYNNESGYFNSIYRLSTCYKNLKLYHKEDSLINIGLERLHNNNELVIEFGYFQKGKGVQLLRKGKADEALKHFKVSQDILSSNQDYASLTSVYFYIGKLYRSKGNRAESINYFNKVDSLVNKFWFITPEIRSSYLYLIDDAKKNGDSERKMYYGDQLLKADSIINADFVMLQSKIYSEYDKENLLEEKNQVIRDHQVILYSSIVAGLVIVFFLIWRFRKREKELNARYQEVLEKLNTSKETISFDFIPPASSDENSLDLYSSEIIEGIKTNLKIFEDEKQFLQQNLTLDIVAKMIGSNRTHVSYVLNVHFDVTFSTYLKALRIRYITNLLVEDTKYLTYKIETLAKICGMANRQIFSAHFLEINSIRPRDFIRMRQEELKKT, from the coding sequence ATGACACAAGGCCAAGAGATACAGCAACAATCTTACAAGGAGATCTCCCGATTGATCGATTCTTATTCTGAGAATGATGGAAGGGCAATGGTTTTTGTCAAAATGTACATTGACAAAGCAAAACATGACCATAACCTTAAAAAATTGATCCGAGGTTACGAAGAAGCCATCTATTACAGCAAAGAAACCAGCAAGAAATTATCTTATGCTGACAGTGCCATTGTCACCGCTGTAAAATCAAACGACGAGGATCAGATTGCGAGAGCCTATGCAGGAAAAGGAATTATTTATTACTATAATCTAAGACAATATAAAAAAGCTTTAGAAGAATATCTGATAGCGTTCAAATATTCAAAAAATTCAAAAGATGGTTACCTTAAGAATAAGATCATCTATCATTTGGGAATGATCAAAAGCTATTTGGGATACTATAAATATGCAGCTGTACATTTTGAAGAGGCAGCTGATTTTTTTGAAAAAAATGCCAAAGAGAGTTTAGATCGGAACATCAGGTACAATAATGAATCAGGTTATTTTAACAGTATTTATCGCTTAAGCACGTGTTATAAAAATCTAAAATTATATCATAAGGAAGACTCCCTCATTAATATTGGGCTGGAAAGACTTCATAACAACAACGAGCTTGTCATTGAGTTTGGGTACTTCCAGAAAGGAAAGGGAGTGCAGTTACTTAGAAAGGGAAAAGCAGATGAAGCTTTGAAGCATTTTAAAGTGTCTCAAGATATTCTGAGCAGCAATCAGGATTACGCATCATTGACGAGCGTCTATTTTTATATAGGGAAACTATATAGATCAAAGGGAAATAGAGCTGAATCGATAAACTATTTTAATAAAGTTGATTCGCTGGTCAATAAATTTTGGTTTATTACCCCGGAGATCAGATCAAGTTACTTGTATCTGATCGATGATGCTAAAAAAAATGGGGATTCTGAACGGAAGATGTATTACGGGGATCAGTTGTTAAAGGCTGACTCCATTATTAATGCTGACTTTGTGATGCTCCAGTCAAAAATTTATAGCGAGTATGATAAGGAGAATTTATTAGAAGAGAAGAATCAGGTGATCAGAGATCATCAAGTTATTTTATATTCTTCCATTGTTGCAGGGCTGGTAATCGTGTTTTTTTTAATTTGGAGGTTCAGGAAAAGAGAAAAGGAATTGAATGCCAGATATCAGGAAGTGCTTGAAAAATTAAATACCTCAAAAGAAACCATTAGTTTCGACTTCATACCACCCGCTTCATCTGATGAAAACAGTTTAGACTTATACAGTTCAGAAATTATCGAGGGCATCAAAACAAATCTAAAGATTTTTGAAGACGAAAAACAATTTCTTCAGCAGAATTTAACACTTGACATTGTTGCCAAAATGATAGGAAGCAACCGTACCCATGTATCGTATGTACTTAATGTACACTTTGATGTAACATTTTCAACATACCTTAAAGCTTTAAGAATCAGATATATCACCAATTTGCTTGTAGAGGATACTAAATATCTTACTTATAAAATTGAAACACTTGCCAAAATATGCGGGATGGCGAACAGGCAGATCTTCTCAGCACACTTTCTCGAGATCAACAGTATCAGGCCTAGAGATTTTATCAGAATGAGACAGGAAGAATTAAAGAAGACCTAA
- a CDS encoding MauE/DoxX family redox-associated membrane protein: MKTIRTRFVEFTSYFFILLFCYASISKIMDFENFQIQIAQSPLLSAFSDIISYGILALELAVSILLIFEHTRRAGLLSSFALMIAFTIYIYLILNYSEFIPCSCGGILEKMDWRTHLIFNIITVFVAAIAVIVQETGNRKQIIRSVYELTGIAFFSISVIIFLYQKSEFMIKSENNFIRRFLQHPIREDARINLGYNSYYFAGASKDSIYLGNYTTPFTLTSLSIDFIKSKEMRVIPDSYKFQFKRAQFQVNASDYYLFDGTVPIIYHGIIGSKKVQTLSYGQAYFSQLINKDQNTFAISTFYEPKKIQALGLLFPKGSKNLLIKTELLKKQNDPVFDTDGQLHYDYDNHQFVYMHYYKNQFIVMDENLNLKATFKTIDTVAQPKITISELSDGRRKMSQPPLVVNKKSTVKYGLVFNESNLIGRHENKESWNNSAVIDVYSTFEQKYIGSFYLPKPKEIKKIQFMITDQYLIVLIGNEIVRYRFAQNLSQYFIKGKAENLDKE; encoded by the coding sequence ATGAAAACCATCAGAACAAGATTTGTAGAATTCACAAGCTATTTTTTCATACTGCTGTTTTGTTACGCCAGCATCAGTAAAATAATGGATTTTGAAAATTTTCAGATTCAAATCGCCCAATCTCCTCTCCTAAGTGCATTTTCTGATATTATCAGTTATGGAATTCTAGCTTTAGAATTAGCTGTAAGTATACTTTTGATATTTGAGCATACGAGGAGAGCAGGATTATTAAGTTCTTTCGCTCTGATGATTGCATTCACTATATATATTTATTTGATTTTAAACTACAGTGAATTTATCCCCTGTTCATGTGGTGGTATTTTGGAAAAAATGGACTGGCGAACGCATTTAATTTTTAATATCATCACTGTATTTGTTGCCGCAATCGCTGTAATTGTACAAGAAACCGGTAATAGAAAACAAATAATAAGATCTGTTTATGAATTAACAGGCATAGCTTTTTTTAGCATTTCTGTAATAATCTTCCTATATCAAAAGTCGGAATTTATGATCAAGAGTGAAAATAATTTCATCAGAAGATTTTTGCAGCATCCTATTAGGGAAGACGCCAGGATTAATTTAGGATACAATTCTTATTACTTTGCCGGAGCGTCGAAAGATTCTATTTACTTAGGAAACTACACCACACCTTTTACCTTAACATCACTGAGCATTGATTTTATAAAGTCAAAGGAAATGAGGGTGATCCCTGACTCTTACAAATTTCAGTTTAAGCGAGCTCAGTTTCAGGTTAATGCTTCAGATTATTATTTATTTGATGGAACTGTTCCTATTATCTATCATGGGATCATCGGTAGTAAGAAAGTCCAAACTTTGAGTTATGGTCAGGCGTATTTCAGCCAGCTGATCAATAAAGATCAAAATACGTTTGCCATAAGTACATTCTATGAACCTAAGAAAATTCAGGCGTTAGGATTGTTATTTCCGAAGGGGAGCAAAAATCTGTTAATTAAAACCGAGCTTCTTAAAAAGCAAAACGATCCTGTTTTTGATACCGATGGCCAGCTGCATTATGACTATGACAATCATCAGTTTGTTTACATGCATTATTACAAAAATCAATTTATCGTAATGGATGAAAACTTGAATCTCAAAGCAACATTCAAAACTATTGATACTGTTGCTCAGCCAAAGATTACTATTTCAGAACTATCCGATGGGAGGAGAAAAATGAGTCAGCCTCCTTTAGTTGTAAACAAGAAATCAACAGTAAAGTATGGTTTAGTATTTAACGAATCGAATCTGATAGGTCGTCATGAGAACAAAGAAAGTTGGAACAATTCAGCTGTTATCGACGTTTATTCAACATTTGAACAAAAGTATATTGGCAGCTTCTATCTTCCAAAGCCAAAAGAAATTAAAAAAATTCAGTTTATGATAACTGATCAGTACTTAATAGTATTGATAGGTAATGAAATTGTGAGGTATCGTTTTGCGCAGAACTTATCTCAATATTTCATCAAAGGGAAAGCCGAAAACCTTGACAAAGAGTAG
- a CDS encoding helix-turn-helix domain-containing protein, with translation MAISIITKEDLQQFKIELLEGIEILLKGKTTEQKLWLRSSEVKKLLNISSGTLQNLRINGTLSYSKIGGSLYYNYKDIQKLLTDKKH, from the coding sequence ATGGCAATATCTATTATCACCAAAGAAGACCTTCAGCAATTCAAAATTGAACTATTGGAAGGCATTGAAATATTACTCAAGGGTAAGACGACAGAGCAAAAATTATGGCTTCGGAGTTCTGAGGTCAAGAAGCTTCTTAACATATCTTCAGGAACCTTACAAAATCTGAGGATCAACGGAACATTATCGTACAGCAAGATAGGGGGCTCCTTGTATTACAATTATAAAGACATCCAAAAATTACTCACGGATAAAAAACATTAA
- a CDS encoding RagB/SusD family nutrient uptake outer membrane protein — translation MNFKIQYIITAVVLTIILGSAVSCEKLIETDFPNNQIASDLVFEDEQTAEAALAGLYSGMWETSMYSGGINGKGALLGTYTDDLTCFYTSASNGVLDLYLNQQLPTNTAVTAFWTNAYQLIYSANSIIEGVGKSKSLSQVVKDRVRGEALLVRSMLYMDLFQIFGEVPYTDTTDYLINSTLKRMPEGEFLIKVETDLSESVILLPAVYRNTERIYPNKYAGYVTLAKMKMLLKKWNEAEVICSVIMQSSLFSYQNDISKVFQKSGTHIIWQLKPKNTNDATKEASLYNFTAAPMSFAMNPDLVNSFSAADLRRQHYFTAVPFGAQVNYKPAKYKNLAVNNPTEYSVIYRLDEIYLMQAENFLQQNKISEAIPMINRSRQRAGLAALASTLSVTEAMTELRKEKRREFFTEQGIRFFDLRRWGMLDQLNSVKPNWKSSHAKWPLPQKELLVNPNLNPQNTGY, via the coding sequence ATGAACTTTAAAATACAATATATCATTACGGCAGTTGTACTGACCATCATCTTAGGGTCAGCGGTTTCCTGCGAAAAGTTGATAGAGACCGATTTCCCGAACAACCAGATCGCCTCAGATCTTGTTTTTGAAGATGAGCAGACTGCGGAAGCTGCTTTGGCTGGACTTTACTCGGGAATGTGGGAAACTTCAATGTATTCCGGAGGTATCAATGGAAAGGGAGCATTACTGGGAACCTATACCGATGATCTGACGTGTTTTTACACCAGCGCCTCTAATGGGGTTCTGGATCTTTACCTCAATCAGCAGCTACCGACCAATACTGCCGTAACTGCTTTCTGGACAAACGCCTATCAGTTGATCTATTCTGCAAACAGTATTATTGAAGGAGTCGGGAAATCCAAATCTTTATCTCAGGTCGTGAAGGACAGAGTGAGAGGCGAGGCATTGCTGGTAAGGTCAATGCTTTATATGGACCTCTTTCAGATCTTTGGGGAAGTTCCTTATACAGACACTACCGATTACCTCATCAACAGTACCCTGAAAAGAATGCCTGAAGGCGAGTTCCTTATTAAAGTTGAAACCGACCTTTCTGAATCAGTCATTCTTCTCCCGGCTGTCTATCGTAACACGGAGCGTATTTATCCCAATAAATATGCAGGATATGTTACTCTTGCCAAGATGAAAATGCTTCTTAAAAAATGGAATGAAGCAGAAGTCATATGTTCGGTGATCATGCAGTCATCATTATTCTCCTATCAAAATGATATTTCAAAGGTTTTTCAGAAAAGCGGAACCCATATTATCTGGCAGTTGAAGCCAAAGAATACCAACGATGCCACAAAAGAAGCTTCCTTGTACAATTTTACCGCAGCACCAATGTCTTTTGCCATGAATCCGGATCTTGTTAATTCTTTTTCAGCAGCAGACCTTCGGCGTCAGCATTATTTTACAGCAGTCCCATTTGGTGCGCAGGTCAATTATAAGCCTGCCAAATATAAAAACCTTGCTGTGAATAACCCGACAGAGTATTCAGTGATCTATCGTCTTGATGAAATCTATCTGATGCAGGCAGAGAACTTCTTACAACAGAATAAAATATCTGAAGCAATACCTATGATCAATCGGTCGAGACAGAGAGCAGGATTAGCTGCTTTAGCCTCAACATTAAGCGTTACAGAAGCAATGACAGAATTGAGAAAGGAAAAAAGAAGAGAGTTTTTTACAGAACAGGGGATTCGTTTTTTTGATCTGAGAAGATGGGGAATGCTTGATCAGCTCAATAGTGTAAAACCTAATTGGAAAAGCAGTCACGCAAAATGGCCGCTCCCTCAAAAAGAACTGCTCGTCAATCCCAATCTCAATCCGCAAAATACAGGTTACTAA
- a CDS encoding site-specific integrase, with the protein MEQTKKSTFKLLFYLKKNEPKKNGNAPIMARITIDGTPKTLGTKLEINLNNWDLKYGRVEGKSAKALGINQKLDNIRARIDTLYEDMLKHEGFVTAQKLKLAFLGVGVMEDSLLKVFKKNNDDFGKMVVQGERSESTYYKYKIVYNHVAEFIKSRYHRDDMAFRELTCDFIREFDFFLRIDKKCTHNTVWVYTMPLYRVAEIAVKNGLIRKNPFEDYEISMKENDRSYLLKENVESLLLHNPSKQNYEIVKDLFVFSCFTGLSYIDIKQLKSTNIQSFFDGHDWIISRRQKSDVASNIRLMEIPKRIIEKYKGTTRNDSIFPVPTNKICNSYIDKLIQELDIVTEQKVTFHTARHTFGTMFLTEGVPLESLSKMMGHKNISTTQIYAKITSQKISKDMDLVSDKFRSMENAFMESI; encoded by the coding sequence ATGGAACAGACAAAAAAATCCACGTTCAAGCTACTTTTCTACTTAAAAAAGAACGAGCCGAAAAAGAATGGTAATGCTCCTATTATGGCACGCATTACCATTGATGGGACCCCTAAGACTTTGGGAACTAAGTTAGAAATCAACCTGAATAATTGGGATTTAAAGTACGGAAGAGTTGAAGGCAAGAGTGCAAAAGCACTAGGTATTAATCAAAAATTGGATAATATACGGGCACGTATCGATACCCTTTATGAAGATATGCTGAAACACGAGGGTTTTGTAACGGCACAAAAGCTGAAGCTTGCATTTCTCGGTGTTGGTGTTATGGAAGATTCCTTGCTGAAAGTATTTAAAAAGAACAATGACGATTTTGGGAAAATGGTAGTACAAGGAGAACGCTCCGAAAGTACCTACTACAAGTACAAAATTGTCTATAACCACGTTGCTGAATTTATCAAAAGCAGGTATCATCGTGATGACATGGCGTTCAGGGAATTGACGTGTGATTTTATCAGAGAGTTTGATTTCTTCCTTAGAATAGACAAAAAGTGCACACACAATACTGTTTGGGTATATACTATGCCACTCTATCGTGTTGCGGAAATAGCTGTCAAAAACGGTCTTATCAGGAAAAATCCTTTTGAAGATTATGAAATATCGATGAAGGAAAATGACCGTAGCTATTTACTTAAGGAAAACGTTGAATCCCTGTTATTACACAATCCTTCAAAACAAAATTATGAAATTGTAAAGGATCTTTTTGTATTCAGCTGTTTTACAGGACTATCTTATATAGATATTAAACAACTTAAAAGTACTAACATACAATCCTTTTTTGATGGTCACGATTGGATTATAAGCCGAAGACAAAAATCTGATGTTGCTTCTAATATAAGGCTTATGGAAATACCCAAACGAATTATTGAAAAATATAAAGGTACCACCCGAAATGATTCTATTTTTCCTGTTCCTACAAACAAAATTTGTAACAGCTATATAGACAAACTAATTCAAGAATTAGATATTGTTACAGAACAAAAAGTAACCTTTCACACAGCAAGGCACACATTTGGAACAATGTTTTTAACAGAGGGTGTACCACTAGAAAGCCTCAGCAAAATGATGGGACATAAAAATATTTCTACCACTCAAATCTATGCCAAGATTACCAGTCAGAAAATCAGCAAGGATATGGATTTGGTTTCTGATAAATTTAGGTCTATGGAAAATGCTTTTATGGAATCTATATGA
- a CDS encoding DUF3853 family protein, which produces MKDIDPKTPIWKLTVEEFLEVSKNITAEEKYEYGLKGLAKILGCSVSKASEVKSSGILDKAIIQNGNIIIIDKEKALALFAQK; this is translated from the coding sequence ATGAAAGACATAGATCCCAAAACCCCCATATGGAAATTGACGGTTGAAGAATTTTTAGAAGTTTCCAAAAATATTACTGCTGAAGAGAAATATGAATATGGACTGAAAGGTCTGGCGAAGATTCTGGGATGTTCCGTTTCCAAAGCTTCCGAAGTGAAATCTTCAGGAATATTAGATAAAGCGATCATTCAAAACGGAAACATTATCATCATTGATAAAGAAAAGGCATTAGCGCTTTTCGCGCAAAAATAA